Proteins co-encoded in one Saccharomyces cerevisiae S288C chromosome II, complete sequence genomic window:
- a CDS encoding uncharacterized protein (Protein with a role in ER delivery of tail-anchored membrane proteins; interacts with Sgt2p; binds to the TRC complex, which inserts proteins into the ER membrane; interacts with Msn5p karyopherin; YBR137W is not an essential gene), giving the protein MVVLDKKLLERLTSRKVPLEELEDMEKRCFLSTFTYQDAFDLGTYIRNAVKENFPEKPVAIDISLPNGHCLFRTVTYGGSALDNDFWIQRKKKTALRFGHSSFYMGCKKGDKTPEEKFFVDSKEYAFHGGAVLIQSERSDYPYACLTISGLKQEEDHLMAVSSLIAFANESLEEDLNLD; this is encoded by the coding sequence ATGGTGGTTTTAGACAAGAAGTTATTGGAAAGATTGACTTCTCGTAAGGTTCCCTTAGAAGAGCTCGAAGATATGGAAAAACGATGCTTTTTGTCTACTTTTACATATCAAGATGCCTTTGATTTGGGGACTTACATAAGAAATGCagttaaagaaaatttccCCGAAAAACCAGTTGCAATTGATATCTCCTTACCAAATGGGCATTGCTTGTTTCGCACAGTGACCTACGGTGGCAGTGCATTGGACAATGATTTTTGGATCcagagaaagaagaagacagCGCTTCGATTTGGTCATTCAAGTTTCTATATGGGCTGCAAGAAAGGTGACAAAACACCGGAGGAAAAGTTTTTTGTGGACTCAAAAGAATACGCTTTCCATGGAGGTGCTGTCCTAATACAATCGGAGAGAAGTGACTACCCCTATGCCTGCTTAACTATAAGTGGATTGAAGCAGGAAGAAGACCATTTAATGGCAGTCAGCTCTTTAATTGCATTTGCTAATGAAAGtctagaagaagatttgAATTTGGATTGA
- a CDS encoding uncharacterized protein (Cytoplasmic hypothetical protein; APCC(Cdh1) substrate; potentially phosphorylated by Cdc28p; YBR138C is not an essential gene) has protein sequence MEKDQIQPRVLESVDTNSLSLLSSNTSSNMNSNTNNKLSIIASDISTGSVLSRPLTPPVVQDIENNSMLQWQFEKKEFIFDSNSTPSKQAKPLQRNSPYQGNSQSENQNQQLLNVRKRRSQLIGAKPKIPSKLYQSVSKLDLIDDKSFTSLPIAPPCNIETNEDDSGNNEYNNNKKRPRLNPVNELRVHNNKRNRYVSYGPSLDTKNYELTENTSQDIPPLVLVEDYIPYTQSKSTKKMVSISDLKSKLSKRRDNHIPLRVKNSYSEINKETNRNSFEPNSLTLIPHILRNTEENRDESNNPLDFIKEEIEISDISIPNSIENMVVNLVNIPSSNKSYDDLYLSELNVHSQLRKCVICEKALYEISSRLLNSGYYKEIVCEQCTVRYEEAAKIFENCEFESSMDESNLSSGTFSDLENSAEPFHLSTDVPKKINRHIEDNKIDLKKEISKKKDSFSKELIERLQLQLLENDKSIKHHFNKDAMGSKSMNWFLEARRKLKWKWRINGLLPHFLRNQNSDRLNFQP, from the coding sequence ATGGAGAAAGATCAAATCCAGCCTAGGGTGTTGGAGTCAGTAGACACAAACTCATTATCCTTGCTTTCGTCCAATACCAGCTCAAATATGAATAGCAACACCAACAATAAACTCAGTATAATTGCCAGTGATATTTCTACAGGATCCGTACTTTCCAGGCCCTTGACTCCTCCAGTCGTCCAGGATATAGAGAATAACTCCATGTTACAATGgcaatttgaaaagaaggaattTATCTTCGATAGTAACAGCACTCCTTCGAAGCAGGCAAAACCATTGCAGAGAAATTCTCCATACCAAGGCAATAGTCAAAGTGAAAATCAGAACCAACAGTTATTGAATGTAAGAAAGCGTCGCTCACAATTGATAGGTGCCAAGCCTAAAATTCCATCCAAATTGTACCAATCTGTTTCCAAATTAGATCTAATTGATGACAAGAGCTTTACGTCTTTGCCAATTGCGCCTCCATGCAATATCGAAACTAATGAAGATGACAGTGGAAACAACGAatacaacaacaataaaaaacgGCCCAGGTTGAATCCTGTAAATGAACTGCGAGTGCATAACAACAAACGTAATAGGTACGTCAGTTATGGGCCGAGTTTAGATACAAAAAACTACGAGCTAACAGAAAATACTTCTCAGGATATACCACCGCTAGTCCTGGTTGAAGACTACATACCGTATACCCAAAGtaaatcaacaaaaaaaatggtatcTATTTCAGATTTGAAATCAAAACTAAgtaaaagaagagataaTCATATCCCGCTGAGagtaaaaaattcatattCTGAAATTAATAAGGAAACCAATAGAAATAGCTTTGAACCGAATTCACTAACACTGATACCCCATATATTAAGGAatactgaagaaaataggGACGAAAGTAACAACCCCTTAGATTTTATCAAAgaggaaattgaaataagTGATATTTCCATACCAAATtccattgaaaatatgGTGGTTAACTTGGTTAATATTCCATCTTCCAATAAAAGTTACGATGATCTTTATCTATCGGAATTAAATGTTCATTCCCAACTGAGGAAATGTGTCATCTGCGAAAAGGCCCTATATGAAATTAGCTCGAGACTTTTAAATTCAGGATACTATAAAGAAATTGTATGTGAGCAATGCACAGTTAGATATGAAGAAGCCGCTAAAATCTTTGAGAACTGCGAGTTCGAATCATCTATGGATGAATCAAATCTAAGCAGCGGTACTTTTAGTGATCTAGAGAATTCAGCAGAACCGTTTCATTTATCGACAGAtgttccaaaaaaaataaataggCACATAGAAGATAACAAGATCGACcttaaaaaggaaatatcaaaaaaaaaggacaGCTTCTCTAAGGAACTAATAGAACGATTGCAGTTGCAATTGCTAGAAAATGATAAGTCAATCAAACATCATTTTAATAAAGATGCAATGGGCTCTAAATCAATGAATTGGTTTTTGGaagcaagaagaaaattgaagtGGAAGTGGAGAATAAATGGTTTACTTCCGCATTTCTTACGCAATCAAAATAGTGATCgtttaaattttcaaccTTGA
- the ATG42 gene encoding carboxypeptidase C (Vacuolar serine-type carboxypeptidase; involved, along with functional homolog Prc1p, in vacuolar zymogen activation, breakdown of the autophagic body, and autophagosome-dependent protein synthesis; role in phytochelatin synthesis; localizes to the vacuole lumen; expression induced by nitrogen limitation in a GLN3, GAT1-independent manner; N-glycosylated): MKYLNLVFVLQLLISIKYASFGRAFSLFEDDTTFANLDKQLKLPQNTQQTLKLDRLNHDDPLFTTFISSVDTDYSLRLRTVDPSKLGIDTVKQWSGYMDYKDSKHFFYWFFESRNDPANDPIILWLNGGPGCSSFTGLLFELGPSSIGADMKPIHNPYSWNNNASMIFLEQPLGVGFSYGDEKVSSTKLAGKDAYIFLELFFEAFPHLRSNDFHIAGESYAGHYIPQIAHEIVVKNPERTFNLTSVMIGNGITDPLIQADYYEPMACGKGGYHPVLSSEECEKMSKAAGRCRRLNKLCYASKSSLPCIVATAYCDSALLEPYINTGLNVYDIRGPCEDNSTDGMCYTGLRYVDQYMNFPEVQETLGSDVHNYSGCDNDVFTGFLFTGDGSKPFQQYIAELLNHNIPVLIYAGDKDYICNWLGNHAWSNELEWINKRRYQRRMLRPWVSKETGEELGQVKNYGPFTFLRIYDAGHMVPYDQPEASLEMVNSWISGNRAFSDLSTLENAS, encoded by the coding sequence ATGAAGTATCTAAACTTAGTTTTCGTGCTTCAGCTTCTTATTAGCATCAAATACGCCTCATTCGGCCGAgccttttctctttttgaagatgataCCACCTTTGCCAATTTGGATAAACAGCTAAAGCTTCCACAGAATACACAGCAAACCCTTAAATTGGACCGTTTGAATCACGATGATCCGCTGTTTACAacttttatttcttctgtgGACACAGATTACAGTTTGAGACTTAGAACAGTAGATCCTTCTAAACTAGGAATTGACACCGTAAAACAATGGTCGGGTTACATGGACTATAAGGATTCCAAacactttttttactgGTTTTTTGAAAGTAGGAACGATCCTGCTAACGACCCAATTATTCTTTGGTTAAATGGTGGACCTGGTTGTTCCTCGTTTACTGGGTTGCTATTTGAACTAGGCCCCTCATCAATTGGCGCCGATATGAAACCAATCCACAATCCCTATTCTTGGAATAATAACGCTTCAATGATCTTCTTAGAACAGCCACTCGGAGTCGGCTTTTCCTATGGTGATGAAAAAGTCTCCTCTACAAAATTAGCAGGCAAAGATGCGTACATTTTCCTGGAATTGTTTTTTGAAGCTTTTCCTCATTTACGCTCCAACGATTTCCACATTGCAGGCGAATCCTATGCAGGACATTATATCCCTCAAATTGCACATGAGATCGTTGTCAAGAACCCTGAAAGAACGTTCAATTTAACTTCAGTTATGATTGGTAATGGTATCACAGACCCTTTGATTCAAGCAGATTATTATGAACCAATGGCATGCGGGAAAGGGGGCTATCACCCTGTTCTCTCATCAGAAGAATGTGAGAAAATGAGTAAAGCTGCAGGTCGTTGTCGTAGGTTGAACAAGTTATGTTATGCTTCTAAATCAAGTTTACCATGCATAGTCGCCACTGCTTACTGTGACTCTGCACTTTTGGAACCGTACATTAACACAGGACTCAACGTCTATGACATTAGAGGGCCCTGTGAAGATAATAGTACTGATGGTATGTGTTATACAGGTCTCCGCTATGTCGACCAGTATATGAATTTTCCTGAAGTTCAAGAAACGCTAGGGTCCGACGTGCATAATTATTCTGGCTGTGATAATGACGTGTTCACCGGATTTTTGTTTACGGGCGATGGAAGTAAACCATTTCAACAATATATTGCTGAATTATTAAATCACAACATTCCGGTATTAATATATGCGGGTGATAAGGATTATATTTGTAATTGGCTGGGAAACCATGCTTGGTCCAATGAGTTGGAATGGATCAATAAACGTAGGTATCAGAGAAGGATGTTAAGACCATGGGTCAGTAAAGAAACAGGTGAAGAGTTGGGACAAGTCAAGAACTATGGCCCTTTCACCTTTTTGAGAATATACGATGCCGGTCATATGGTGCCCTATGATCAACCGGAGGCAAGTTTGGAAATGGTCAACAGTTGGATTTCCGGTAATCGTGCTTTTTCGGATCTTTCCACCTTGGAAAATGCTAGTTAG